In Notamacropus eugenii isolate mMacEug1 chromosome 1, mMacEug1.pri_v2, whole genome shotgun sequence, one genomic interval encodes:
- the CISH gene encoding cytokine-inducible SH2-containing protein, whose product MIFCIHGPRPLLEEESIGGLTVAGLAELPEPVMQPLSVTSFQEEEEEAAPTLMENELHQIRDPEEDLLCIAKTFTYLRESGWYWGSLTAGEAKQHLQKMPEGTFLVRDSTHPSYLFTLSVKTNRGPTNVRIEYADSKFRLDSNCLSKPRILAFPDVVSLIQHYVTSCTTDGKNDTPYPPPASLLPSHKDTVPTTAAVAAVHLKLIQPFVRKSSAPSLQHLCRLTINKLTAEVDQLPLPKRIGDYLRQYPFQL is encoded by the exons ACCCCGTCCTTTACTGGAAGAAGAAAGTATTGGTGGGTTGACGGTAGCTGGGCTAGCTGAATTACCAGAGCCAGTCATGCAGCCCTTGTCTGTGACCTCCTtccaagaggaagaggaggaggcagcACCAACCCTGATGGAGAATGAGTTGCATCAAATTCGTGACCCAGAGGAAGACTTGTTATGCATTGCCAAGACATTCACCTACCTTCGGGAATCTG GTTGGTACTGGGGATCTCTCACAGCCGGTGAGGCAAAGCAGCACCTTCAGAAGATGCCTGAGGGTACCTTTCTGGTACGAGACAGCACTCACCCCAGCTATCTGTTCACGCTCTCTGTCAAGACCAACAGGGGCCCCACCAACGTTCGCATAGAGTATGCTGATAGCAAGTTCCGACTGGATTCAAACTGTCTGTCCAAGCCACGGATTTTGGCCTTCCCGGATGTGGTCAGCCTCATCCAACATTATGTCACATCTTGCACAACTGATGGCAAGAATGATACTCCCTACCCTCCCCCTGCCTCGCTCCTGCCCAGCCACAAGGACACGGTTCCCACAACGGCAGCAGTGGCAGCTGTGCACCTCAAACTCATCCAGCCTTTTGTTCGGAAGAGCAGTGCCCCGAGCCTACAGCACTTATGTCGACTCACCATCAACAAGCTCACTGCCGAGGTTGACCAACTGCCCCTGCCTAAGAGGATAGGGGACTATCTCAGACAAtaccctttccagctctga